The following is a genomic window from Sciurus carolinensis chromosome 3, mSciCar1.2, whole genome shotgun sequence.
AACTATAGGCTaggtacaccaccacacccaactatgGGGCAATttattatacacattttctttcttttttttaatatatatattttttagttgttgatgaacctttattttatttatttatatgtggtgctgagaattgaacccagtgcctcacacattctaggcaagcgctTAGCCCTCACGTTTTCTTAAAGGAAGTTCTGggcatatctcagtggtagagcatttacctagcacatgcaaggccctgtgtttgatccccagcactgtaaaaaacaCACAGTGTCTATCCTTTATTGGGATACAAAGAGGTCTTTTGTTAAAACtgctctttgtttttcaaatgtctaGTTGGGATAGAGACAACTCATCTTAGCCAAGAGTGCCTCCCAGGAATTAAACATGCCACCTCCACAACCAATGGCCACAGCTTAACTCGTGAATACCTGTGCGGCCAAGTCAGGGTGTAAAGAAAGGCTTTTTAACTCATAACCAGTTTTCTTAAGGTTCAATCTCCTCCATTTCCTCTGATAAGATTACaggatacttaaaaaaaaaaaaaaaaaaaatcaaatgaagggtagaatgcttgccttgcaagcacaaagccctgggttcgatccccagcacccaaaaaaaaaaaaaaaaaaaaaagtaatggggTAAgaaggtaactttttttttttttttggcagtgttgggATCCAACCCAGAGTCCTATCCTATGCAATCTACTACTAAGCTATGTACTCCAGTTCCTTGTTTTGTTTAAGTGTCTGGTAAGTTTTCCTagaataaattccatttttcacTGTTTGATACCAGATAGTTTCTGcacttaaattattaaaaaactcTTGCTAAATAAAGTCTTgctaatatattcttttttttttgtggtaccggggatcgaactcagggccttgtgcttgcgaggcaagcattctaccagctaagctatctccccagccccgctaaCATATTCTTAAGACACTGGCATTTCCTTGCCTTTCTTGACTGTCAAAACCAaaaaagcaggggctggggacatagctctcagcagtagagcacctttccctagcacatttgaggccctggattcgatcccagCGCAGCAaaacagataaattaaaaaaaaaaattaaaaaagcaaaaccagcAAATTGTTTGTAGGTGTACATTTTAAACTAGAAGTCTATAACAGTATTATAACTTAACCTTAAAAAAGTACTTACCAAGCCCTCCAGAAGTAatgcatgagagaaaaaaatgaaaagcaacaaattAACTTTTAGTTCAAGTATTTATAAAACAATCCTCTTGCATTAGCTTTGCTCAACACAAAAGCAAGTTATTTCCTTAGGACACTCTCTCTCCAATCCTTTCTGCTAGAGTTTTTCATGGAATCCTATCCTCTTTTGGTACTTAGTAAAATCTTAGCTGTCCTTTAAgaagttttcctgatttctccaGGCAGGATGAATAATTTCCTCCTCAGTATTTTGTATACACTTACTGTAGCTTATGCATTTGTTTATGATTCTGCCTCCAGTAACTTCGAAGTTCCTTAAGAGTAAGGGTCTTGACTCTGAATCACCAATACCAAGCACAGTGCATGGCATAGAATGAGTtctcagtactttttttttccagtactggggattaaacccaggggtgctctaccactgatctacattcccagtcctttttattttttgttttgagacaggatctccccaaattgctaaggctggcctcaaacttgagatcctcctgctacTTCAGCCTTTTGAGTCACTGGGgcttcaggtgtgcaccactgctcctggcttctcagcacatatttttaaaaatttttatttgtagatagacacaataactttatttatttttatgtggtgctgaggatcaaacctagtgcctcgcacatgccaggcaagcactctaccactaagctacaaccccagccctcagtacATATTTGTTACAGGTCACTGAACTAAATTAGGTATAGAATGACAAATTCCGAATAATGAACTCTGACTGAAGCTGTCTAACTAGCCTAAGAAGAAAGATCTAGGAAAACGgtctttatttgttttcattgtgttCCAACTTTGTGaagccaaagaagaaagaaaccaaaattctGTTTTCATGACTTAATTATCTGCTGAATTCTGTCTCTTGTTGATAGCTATGGTATCATATTTGCTGGAGCATAggcaaaaaatttaataaagaataatGAGCTCTGGTGCAAGGTAGGAAATAATAGCTATCATTCTTAGTATGAAGTGAGATAAAATACTGCCttaaaaaaattggggaaactggggatgtaactcagtcaCAGAGGTTTACCTAGCATTCTTGAAGCCcttggttccattcccagcactatCCACCAgcacaacaacaaaatgaaatcaatgatAGATAAATCATTCAGTTCAAAGATGTCCCCCACTTAGTTACTATCTGTTCAATGTATGCACAGAACAGTTTCAGCTGTTTATTAGGTAGACccactagtttttttttaagtgttacactgggagcctgaggcaggaggatctcaggttcaagaccagtctcagcaatttagtgagaccctgtctcaaaacaaaacaatctgggcatggtggcacatgcctgtaatctcagtgagcTAGAAGGCTGAATCAGGAGTACaaaagtgtttgtgtgtgtgtgtgtgtgtgtggtagtaaggattgaatccagggacactttaccactgaggcacatctccaaccctttatatttttttattttgatacagtctcattaaattgctgaagttggcttccaacttgtgatccctttgcctgagcctcccaagtcactgggattacaggcataagccaccatTCCAGCTAGGAGGACAAGTCTGTGGCCATCTAgaaaacttagtgaggctctgtttcaaaagaaaaaaaagggcttgggaggctcagtagtagagcacccttgggtttaattccacagtaccaaaaataaataaataaataaaaaagggctggggatgtagctcagtgggagagcaccccttaattcaattcccactactgcaaaaaataaatgtttaaaacatttcaaaaataaattactacACTGTTTATGAAAGCAAAAATGAGCAATGAAAAGTGTTGCATCCACTGAGAaccttttgttcttttccatcCCGAACAGGACCTTGCaaaagtaattctattttttttagtcTTTAAGGCAGGCAGTTTAAGGTGGCTATTCCTTATGCATGGACCTGTGGATGTGGAAAAAAGGGTGGAACAGTAAATACAGGATTGCATTGGTAACTTGTGATTAAAATAAGTGAATATCTGCTGCTGATAAATTTTCTTGGCTAAAATCAATTCAAGTGGGAAGAAAGTCACATGTTGAGTTATAACTTGAAgagtaaaaaggtaaaaaagcTACATGGGTTCACTTCCAGAGATTCAAAGCTTGTAAGAAAACTTTCCTTGGTGTGGAATACATAGTTTCAATGCTTCTCAAAGAAGGCAAACTGAATCCATCTTGTTAGTTACCAGAGGACCTCATTCAGAATACCTAGTTGTTAAGTAGGAGGAAGGAGCAGTTTGAAAATACTGATGTTAGGAAAATTATATAATCGAGTCATGTTTCTTTCAGTTAGTAAGAGACTGCTGTTCACCCAAGTTCTGACCGGATAAGAGGGTGTAAAGATTAAAGACTGCCTAGATTTACAGGAAAGTAGAGGAATTAATCTAAAATTTCCACGGATTCCAACTCACTTTCCAATTCGAATTCCCATGGTCAGGATACCCCATCAGCAAAAGTGTTTAGAGCTAAGAGTGTAGCTCCGTAATAGAACCCGTGCTtagcaagcgcaaggccctgggttgaatctccagcaccaaaaaaagtgTCCAGTACTCTGCTCACGGCTCCTCACATCATCACACAGCACAATTTTTTCGCATACCTTCAATATGCATCTCTCACACTCAAGTTCCCTGATCTCTAGTCCTCTTAGACCATCCACTTCTGGCTCCAGTTTCCCTGTTTCTGACATATTCATACCCACCTAGTTGAGTCTGCTCTCCCCTTTCTACCTCCTTCTGTATTAGCAACGCCACTCACTTAAACCCCGATTCCCAAATCTGTTGGGGCCCAGCCCCACCCGCTCACCTGGTCCTCGCCCCGCAACCGTGGTCGGTCCCCAGGCAGCCTGTCGCCCTCGTCGCTGGTAGGGTCCCCGGGCCCCTCGTAACCCAGGACGTGAGGGCAGCCGCGGAAGGCGAATTCTTCCAGCTCGCGCAAGAGGCGCTGCTGCTCTGCCGGTGCCCCACGCACCACCTGGCGCAGGCGGAACTGCACCTGCGCGAAGTGCGAGGACAGCGCGAGCAATGCTGAATCCAGCCGCCGCCGTTCGGCCCTCAGTCGCCGCAAAGTACAGCTGGGCGAATCTGGCGGGGAACCCCGGGCTGTGCCGGGCTCCTCGGTCGCCCCCTCTTCCGAAAATGCAGACACCCCAGGTCCGGTCTCTGCCACCGCCCCTACCGGGGCCCAGCGCACCGCCTCGCATGGTGGCAGcaattcctcttcctcctcctcttcgtcCTTTGTCTTTGCCTCAACGGCCGCCACCACCGCTACCGACTCCTCAGCAGCCTCGACAGCGGCCATCTTCCCGGAAACACCGCTGCACGTCAGCCGCGCCCCCTTGCTGCCATGGCAACGGCGTGCGGTCCGGGAAAAGCCGGAGGATTGGTGGGCGGGGCTTAAAGTTCGGGCGTCCCCGAGGGCGGTCCACCTGAGGGTGGTACGCCTCTCAGGGACTTCTTTAGAGCCAATGTTTTATTGGGAGCCTATTCTGAATTAGGAATGGAGTACGAAAAGTTAGAGAAGCAGATCAATGAAGCCAGGGACATGCCATTCCCTGTGCACAGAATCTAGTTTAGCTCTTTCCCTGGTTTTAGCGGATACGCGGTCTTTTCCTAATCTGTACATTTTAGGGGACTGTGAGAGGTTAAAGGCTACAGTGTTTAATCTCTCCCAGAATCCCTCCAGAGTGCAGATCTCTAGGCAGTTAAGCGACCTTCCCCACTGTCTCAACCCTTCCCTCGACCATATAAGGAAAGGCAGCTGCTGGGGGCGTCCCCAGTATCTAAAGATAGAGGCTTTTGCCTAGGACTCCAAACGCCACTGGGCAGGTGGAGCAGCCATGGCGCGGTAAGTGTTTCCGGCCGTGGTAttgccccctcccctccaccctttTCCCTGGAGATTCCCTGCCCACGTCTTGTGCGCTCTTTAGGTTCTGTGAGGCCCCACGGGAGCCCCAGACCTCAGACCTCTGTAACTTGTAGGGTGAGTTTTGATTTGACCTGGGTTCACCCTCACCACATCTCCGCACTTCGtcactcctttcctccctcttgtGTCTCTTTAGCTATACTTTGACAAGACTGTGGCACCGAATGTCCCTATATGGTCCCCTCCCTTATTTTTCCCAATTGCCCTggcttcccttccccacccttaTGAAGCCCCACTACACTCCTTTTCAGGCAGCATGCCCGGACCCTGTGGTATGACAGACCCAAGTATGTGTTCATGGAGTTTTGTGTTGAGGACAGCACGGATGTCCATGTGCTCATTGAGGATCATCGCATTGTGTTCAGGTAATGGCCCTCCTCTATGGAGGGCCTCGATTCTCAGGAACTTCCTTTCCTAATCCGGACCCCCGCTCCCAGACTCCCACATCTCAGTTTCATTATTTCTGTAGCTGCAAGAATGGTGATGGAGTGGAGTTGTACAACGAGATTGAGTTCTATGCCAAAGTGAACTCCAAGGTGAGGGTGGGCTGGATCACGTAAGGTTTGGATGGAAAAGGTGCCCAGGAGATTCATATGAAAACTCAGATCCTAAGAATAAGGCTCTCTCTCTGACAGGATTCCCAGGATAAGAGGTCCGGCCGCTCTATTACTTGCTTTGTGAGGAAATGGAAGGAGAAGGTGGCCTGGCCCCGGCTCACCAAGGAGGATATCAAGGTGTGTGGGGAGTGGCTTGCTCCTTCTGTGCTCTCTGTTCATCCTCTGGGATTGCCCTTTCCTCCTTTCTAGTCAAAATTCAATGACTCATCAGGTCCTGCTTAGTTGACCTACTCAATATGCTGacttccttcctcccatcccctgtactggggactgaacccagggtgctctatcactgaactacatccccagccttttttatttttatttttcaaaaactgatgaagatttatttaggaaagtaaacaCATATACAAGGAAGAATGGGGCAATCTCAAGAGAAACACCACTGGAGTGAAGCAAGGATACCCACTCAAGGAAGAATGCAGGCTAGCTTCAGAGGAACAGAcaacctttatttattattttgagacagaatcttgctaaattgctgaggctggtgttaaatttgtgatcctcctgcctcagtgcaccaccatacctggttgaCCTCCTAAATATTTTGaacttattatttaatttcttcctggTTCAGACCTCATCCATCAGTGTTTTGGGGCaagtggtttttgtttattttttttaaatatatttttaattgtaaaggaacacaatacctttattttacttatttttatgtggtgctgaggatggaacccagtgccttacacatacaAGGcaattactctaccactgaactacaaccccagcccctttggTGAAGtttgttgcatatttttggtcccatCCACAATCCATCCTGTGCATCACTCCAAGGATAGACTGTCTAAAACATATATTAACCTTGACACTTTCCCACATAAGACCCTCCAGTGGCTTTTcctctaaagattttttttttttttttttttttttttgggtgctagggattgaacccagggccttgtgcttacaaggcaagcactctaccgactgagctatctccccagcccctcccctaaAGATTGAATGTTGAgctaggcatggtgatgcatgtctttaatcccaactacttgggaggctgaagcaggatgatcgcaagttcaaggtcaacctgagtaatttagtgagaccctgccttaaagtaaaatataaaaggggatgggactgtagctcaatggttcaatccctagtaccaatacaAACAGAACAAccacaaaaaattcaaagctTAAAAATTGGCCACCTGCTGGCTGAATCTGACTTTcacatttgttttaataattttcacagtgttaattttttttccccttcagtactagggattgaacccagaacctcgttcatgctaggcaggtgctttactactgagctacattccttaccctttaaaaattttttatttttatttttgagacacagtctcattaaattgctcaggtggccttgaacttgtgatctttctgcctcagtttcctgaatagCAGGGATCACAGGTTCCATCATTGCCTGTTTTGACTGGTtacatttacattattttgttacttaatgacattttaaaatgtagatattttatCTACAAATTCAGATTATCAGCTTCTTTGAAATTTGGGAGAGTCTGGCTGTATTCCCAAATGCTGAGTAGAAGCTTTAAATGAGGTATGCACTTCACCTCAGGTTACTCTTTTTCATTACCtccctgacttttttctttcttttttttaaggcattTGAGCTGTAACTCCTGCCCTTTGGATTGAATTCCAAGTACTGTAGCATGGCACAAATCCCATCCTATACTTTCTGCCTCAGAGTTTACATTCCAGACACAGCAAGCTATttgcagtgttttgttttgtacaaACTAGGCTTTCTCACCTTTATAACTTTGCTCAAGCCATGTCTTTTTCCTGAAAATCCACCACCTTCCTCACCTTCATCTACCTGACCCCTGTATATCCTTCAAGGCCCTGCTATTCCAAGTTGGGTTCCCCTACCTCCTTTCTGGGTTCCCATGATATCCCTGTTTCACCCCACCACCCTACTTTTCCCACTGTGTGCAAGGCtgtctgtgaattttttttttaaatatatctctcCCTGACCTTTCTTCCTGATGACTGGACAGtccattgaacatttttataatccCAGTGTCAAACTCAGAGTCTGACCAATAGtatatgttcaataaatatctgttaaatgaATGTGTGAATGATGTCTTCCCTGTATAAATGAGGGCACTTTGGAACATGCCTCAAAGTATCACCTCTAATTCCAAGGAATGCCACATGTCTGTCTTGATTGATTGACTCCTATGATGCTTTATGATATTTTCCTACAAATGTTGTCTCTCTAATCATTTGACTCTCGAAGGGCAGGACTTCTATGCTTTTATAGATCCTGTCATTTCTGGCATTGTGCTCAGCAGCTAGTAGGTAAGTATCTGTGGATGCCAGTGACAACATGGCAGCCTGGAGGGGAGTTGGTGAAAAGGGATGCTGTTGGGAAGACTATACTGCATTGACCCTCTTACCCTCCTGTGCGCATGTCCCTAGTCTTTTCATGCTGAAAAGACTGCTGTGCTGCTCTTCCTGCCTGTGACTTGATGTTTCCCCTTGCAGCCAGTGTGGCTGTCTGTGGACTTTGATAACTGGAGAGACTGGGAGGGAGATGAAGAGGTGGAGCTGGCTCACGTGGAGCATTATGCAGAGGTAGGAGAGACAGCACCTATTATTTTTTGCCCGTCTTGGTCATTCTCTGTATCTGTCTGCATGCATTTCTTTGGAGGACTGTTATCAGGGCCAGGCAGGGATATTCAGGCTTCCTTAGTAGGCTATTCATTGGTGCTGTTACTCTTTACATATTTCATGCAATGTTTAGTAGGGATGAGAGGAATTAATATTAGTGgaattatatatgaaattatatatgaatTCAGTTACTATTCATGGATTAGCCTGTGTTCTGAAAAGTTTTGGCAAAATTGCTTCCCAtagttctgtaattttttttttttttttttttttttgtggtgctggggatcgatcccagggccttgtgcttgcaaggcaagcactctaccaactgagctatctctccagcacccccagccattttttatattttatttagagacagcatgtcgctgagttgctgagggccttgctaagtttttgagactgactttgaactcttgattctcctgcctcagcctatcaagctgctgggattgtaggcatgcaccactgtgacaGGCTGCAATTAATTTCAGTGATGTGTTAGGGGTTTTGAAGATGGGAGTAGTTGCCTGGCAGGCTCTGGCTAAGACCATCCTTCTATGGTCCATCAGTATGCAGATTGCTCTTCTTTCACCCTCTTGTCTCTTGGGActattttctcttcctattaGCTTTTGAAGAAGGTCAGCACCAAGAGACCTCCACCTGCCATGGATGACCTGGATGTAAGTAATGCCTTTCCCACcacccttcaatttctttttaggCCTTAAAAAATAATACCCTAGAAAGTTTCTATCCCAGTCTCTAGCACAAAGTAGTTCTCAGTGAATATTAACCAAATTTGAATTTGACAAATGTTCTCCAAGTTTTAAAAAACCCCAACAAGATCCTCCTCCCTTCCATCTCCCCTTCTTTACTACAGTAGAGCAGACCTGGTCCTGTTGAGTATCTTTAATTGAAATTCTGAAACTAAGTGATTCATAACAGAGTGCCGTTTATTGAGTGCCAGTGGTTTATTTTATTATCCAAAGTTAAAATCCTTCAATATTAGCTTCCTAAGAAGTATGTTTTAAAaggtaacaaaagaaaacatggagagCAGGCAGCAGTGAGCAGTTGCATTTGTAAACATAAATGTTCGTTCTTTGTAGAGTCTATAGgagctttgtctttttttctctccctagGATGATTCTGACGGTGCTGAAGCAACAAGTAATTAACTTTCTGTGACAGCAGAGCTGAGGAGGTTGTAACTACCTTCTGTTGCTCTGAAAAGCCCTGGCCTGGACCCTTGTCAGCTGTTTGGCTGTGCACCAAGGTCCTCTGAGATCTCTGAACTTTTCTAGAAGTTCTTTATTAAGTGTTCCCCTTATACTTTATGTCTTCCTCCTGGGCATTTGACTTTGGTGCTGCATCAAGATGGCAGGATAAAAGGAGGAGTATACAGGTGGGGCTTCTGACTTCTTACTGATTAATGTATAAGATCTATGTTTGGAATGCTTGGTTATTTGAGTTTGTGCATATATGTGACAGAGCAAAAGCCAAAGAAGAAACAGATTATAATAAAACTCTAGGAGTCGTTCTCCATCTATCCTTCTTGTATTTTCCT
Proteins encoded in this region:
- the Ptges3l gene encoding putative protein PTGES3L, whose amino-acid sequence is MARQHARTLWYDRPKYVFMEFCVEDSTDVHVLIEDHRIVFSCKNGDGVELYNEIEFYAKVNSKDSQDKRSGRSITCFVRKWKEKVAWPRLTKEDIKPVWLSVDFDNWRDWEGDEEVELAHVEHYAELLKKVSTKRPPPAMDDLDDDSDGAEATSN